The window AAGACGAGGCTAAAAAAAGAAAAATGGAAGGTGGCGGTATCGCTATTCGTTTTGGCGTATCCGAACACGGCAACTTCGGCAACACCGTCTTACACATCCACGCCCACCTGATTGAACCGGATATCAAAGCCCTTGGGCCGGAGGAATCCTGGAAATTTAAATTCGGTCAACCAAAAAATTATCGAAAAGATTGACAACAGTCCTCTGCTGAGTAGGATTGGGCAAGAACAATCAACCGAAAGGTTCATATGTCCCTTGACCTGTCCTTACTCGATGACCCGACTATTGGTTCACTTGGCGACTGCCGCACTCTTGAATATTATCAGGAGCTGCGTCAAAAAATCCTCAAAGGCGAGTGTCCTTTTTGCGAATTGGACACCGCGCGAAATCCAGTTCTTCTGGCGGTTGGTAATTGGCGCCTGTGGAAAAATCCTTTCCCCTACAAGCATTCCAAGCATCACTTGGTCATTGCGCACCAGAGCCATCAAGCCGATGTCGACAACCTAGCACCTGAGGACTGGAGCGCTTTTGGATCACTTTGCCGCTGGGCGATACATCGGTTCCAAATCCCCGGCGGTGGCATCGCCATGCGATTCGGAGATGCCAACTACAACGCGAGCACGATTCGTCATCTGCATGCCCACATCCAAGTACCTGACAGGACCGGCAATGTCCGGGCCACCTTTGCCAAGGACCCGACTCAGATTGCAACCTGCCGGGAACGAGCAGTGATCTTTGAGAAACTGACTCAAGGTTTTCCCATCGAACAGCTTGCCGCCTCCGAGTGCCTTCTGATCGAAGGTCGCCTCCCTGCCGAAATGGCTGAACGGCTTGAACAAAGAATTAAAGCGCTACCCTAAAGTCCAACTGCAAACTTCCCGAGTGGGAAGTTTTTTACTTTTCGCTTTCGACGTAAATTATTTCCACACCTTTAGATTTTAAAATTTTTTCTTGGTCCAAGATGCTATAACCGCCGGCATAAAAAAGTCGTTTGATGCCAGCAAAAGCAATCTGCTTGGCGCAAACCGGGCAAGGGAAAATCGTCACATACAAGTCAGCTCCTTTAAGCGATACCCCGTCTCTGGCCGCCTCGGCAATGAGTTTTGCTTCGCTGTGAATCGCAGTTGAGTACTCGATTCCTACGCCTTTATGTAAGGTTGTTCGAGGGTCGCCATTTGCATATGGGGAATGCTGTGATGGTAGATGCTCATTGTGGGCAACTGCAATAATTTTACCGTCTCGCACGATGGCTCCGCCGATGTGTCGCCAGAAATCCGAGCTTTTTTCGGCTTCGATTTTTAATTTTCCAATCACTTCCCTATCAAAATCAGCTTGGGAAATTTTCTGATCAGCCTCAACCGGTTTCTCTTCCATAGTCTTATGCTTGTCTAAGCGCAAAAAAACCGAATCAAAAATAACTTCCTGGCCTGACAAAAATTCTTTAGCCACTCTTCTACAAACGTCCTCAGCGGGTAGCACGAAGATGGCTTCATTAGCTTTGCTAGCTTGAATTAGCTTGATTAGCTTATCCTTTTCCAAAATTTCTACTTCCGGCTTAAAACCTAAACCCTTAATTGCTTCAACCATTAAAATCGGATTAAGTTCGCGAATCTCTTTCCTTAAATAATCCTCAAGGGCAATCAGATCTTTGCCTAAAATATAAAAAATCTCGGCATCCTGATGCTTTTCAAAGAAACGCCGGTAGCCTTCGTGCAAAACCGGCACATAAGCGATTACCGCCTTTTTCATCATTTTTTCTTAGCCTTCTTTTTTTGCCCGGCCCGATCTTTTATTTCCTCCAAAACTTCTTCGATCACCGTCATAATCCGAGGAGTCAGAGCCTGACCAAGATTTTTGGCAGTGGAAATCTGCAAGCGCCTGATTTTAGCACTAGTCGAGGTGGTAGCGCGCGGCTCTAGAACCACGACCTCCCCACAATACTTCTCAAGCTCTTTAATCTCTTGCGACGAATAGGTTTCTTTGGTGGCCACTAAAACATCCGGCCGAATGTTTTTAGTGAGAGACCATTTGATTTTGGATAATGGTTTTAAAACCACAATATCAACCGGCCGAAGATGGGCCACCATCTCAAGTCTCTCTTCTTGAGGCACAACTGGTCGCTCCGGACCTTTGCTCGCGCGGACTTTTTCGTCGCTATCAACTCCAACAATCAGCAAATCTCCTTGTTTCTTCGCCTCCTCAAAATACCTCGCATGCCCGATGTGTACCATGTCATAAGTTCCTTGGGTGAGCACAATTTTAAGACCCAAACCTTTGCAGTGATCGACAACTTTTTTTAATTTTTTATGATCGGAAAAATAGCGGTGGTTAAAGTTTGAGCCCATGCCGAAAATCCCTTTATTGACCGTCAAATTGGCTTCTGTCATACCCAGAGCATAGCAAAATTGGCGGGCGTGAACAAATCTTGCGGAAATTCAAAAACCGTTCGCTATTGCGAACGGTTTTTGAATTTTAATTTTAGCTGAATCCTTTTTAGCGGACCACTTCCACACCCATAGAACGACAAGAGCCTTCGATAATCTTCATGGCACCGGCCAAATCTTTCGCGTTTAAGTCAGCCATTTTCATTTCAGCAATCTCCTTAATTTTGGCTTTGGTAATTGTGCCGATTTTGGAAAGATTAGGTTTACCCGAACCTTTTTCCTTGCCAATCGCTTTCAAAATCAGACTGGAGGCCGGAGAGGTTTTGAGAACGAAGCTATAAGTTCGG of the Candidatus Paceibacterota bacterium genome contains:
- a CDS encoding adenylyltransferase/cytidyltransferase family protein — protein: MTEANLTVNKGIFGMGSNFNHRYFSDHKKLKKVVDHCKGLGLKIVLTQGTYDMVHIGHARYFEEAKKQGDLLIVGVDSDEKVRASKGPERPVVPQEERLEMVAHLRPVDIVVLKPLSKIKWSLTKNIRPDVLVATKETYSSQEIKELEKYCGEVVVLEPRATTSTSAKIRRLQISTAKNLGQALTPRIMTVIEEVLEEIKDRAGQKKKAKKK
- a CDS encoding deaminase translates to MKKAVIAYVPVLHEGYRRFFEKHQDAEIFYILGKDLIALEDYLRKEIRELNPILMVEAIKGLGFKPEVEILEKDKLIKLIQASKANEAIFVLPAEDVCRRVAKEFLSGQEVIFDSVFLRLDKHKTMEEKPVEADQKISQADFDREVIGKLKIEAEKSSDFWRHIGGAIVRDGKIIAVAHNEHLPSQHSPYANGDPRTTLHKGVGIEYSTAIHSEAKLIAEAARDGVSLKGADLYVTIFPCPVCAKQIAFAGIKRLFYAGGYSILDQEKILKSKGVEIIYVESEK
- the rplK gene encoding 50S ribosomal protein L11 — translated: MAKKIIKKLKLVIPGGKANPAPPVGPALGQAGINIGDFVTKFNAASKDRMGDQVPVEIAVYEDRTYSFVLKTSPASSLILKAIGKEKGSGKPNLSKIGTITKAKIKEIAEMKMADLNAKDLAGAMKIIEGSCRSMGVEVVR